A single genomic interval of Sinorhizobium garamanticum harbors:
- a CDS encoding LysR substrate-binding domain-containing protein encodes MENLRRLLPSAASLIVFEAAGRHQNFTRAANELGMTQAAVSYAIRGLEDQLGVPLFHRAHRAVELTEAGEKFHADVSVGLSRIQKSAEDIRSKGRETNVTLAASTAFASMWMLPRLNRLREDLPEIDLRIQTSVRDLDLDEEPIPLGIRGGDPSHWPRYHAALLAEEVVNAVATPAYIEAHGLPETPADLLRHNLIHLEEPVRRACDWTEWFASAGLSYPVQGRRLAINDYVLVIQAVLAGEGIALGWKHLIERQVRSGALVPVGGHVLKTGHAFYVVWPRSRELNSQARRIRDWLLDEGSRDRSEATRAPRV; translated from the coding sequence ATGGAAAATCTGCGCCGCCTCCTTCCGTCCGCTGCCAGCCTCATCGTTTTCGAGGCGGCCGGCCGCCATCAGAACTTCACCCGTGCCGCTAACGAGCTCGGGATGACGCAAGCAGCCGTATCCTACGCTATCCGGGGTCTCGAAGACCAACTTGGCGTGCCGCTGTTTCACCGTGCGCACCGGGCAGTCGAATTGACGGAGGCCGGCGAGAAATTCCATGCGGACGTCTCGGTCGGCCTGTCGCGGATCCAGAAATCAGCCGAAGACATTCGCTCGAAGGGCCGCGAGACGAATGTTACCCTCGCGGCTTCGACCGCTTTCGCCTCGATGTGGATGCTTCCACGGCTGAACCGGCTGCGCGAAGACTTGCCGGAAATCGATCTTCGCATCCAGACCAGCGTGCGCGATCTCGACCTCGACGAAGAGCCGATCCCCCTCGGCATCCGTGGCGGTGATCCCAGTCACTGGCCACGCTATCATGCCGCTCTTCTGGCCGAGGAAGTGGTCAATGCCGTCGCGACGCCCGCCTATATCGAGGCGCACGGTCTGCCGGAGACGCCGGCTGACCTGTTGCGACACAATCTCATCCATCTCGAGGAGCCCGTCCGACGGGCCTGCGACTGGACGGAGTGGTTCGCGAGTGCGGGCCTTTCCTATCCGGTCCAGGGACGACGGCTTGCGATCAACGACTACGTGCTCGTGATCCAGGCGGTGCTTGCCGGCGAAGGGATCGCACTCGGCTGGAAGCACTTGATCGAGCGGCAGGTCCGCTCCGGTGCGCTTGTTCCGGTGGGCGGACACGTCTTGAAGACCGGACACGCATTCTACGTTGTCTGGCCGCGATCGCGCGAGCTCAACAGTCAGGCTCGGCGCATCAGGGATTGGCTTTTGGATGAGGGATCGCGTGACCGTTCCGAAGCGACCAGAGCGCCGCGCGTTTAA